From the genome of Chionomys nivalis chromosome 9, mChiNiv1.1, whole genome shotgun sequence:
AAGATTGAAACAGGAGAATCGCTCTGATGCTTACAAGTCAGCAAATCTGGagtaacagcaacagaaacaagagagaccctgcttcaacacAGAAGAAGGCAAGAGCTGGCTaccaaaagttgttctctaacTGCCATAAGGCATCTTCCAATTTCCACAGGCATGCTGTtgtacacacatgcctgcacttcatacacacacacacacacacacacacacacgcacacacacagacagacagacagacagatagagtaaataatgaaatttagatggagaaagtgattgaggaagatatctgatgtccacctctgacctccacatttaaATGTACATGTACACATTACCACTACACccccacacgcatacacacgtacacagacATTCAAGCATGCAAGATCTTCTGACTTAAAATTTCAGTTATAGAAAGCAAACAATCTAAATtgaactaagatttttttttgcctattgTGAGTGTTCAGTGATGGGTGGTGGGTAAGagaagtcacttttctttgggaGTGACCACTGGTAGATTGACCATGCCCTAGTAGATGACCCAAATCCATGTTCACATGGACAGTACTAAGTGAACTCAGTggataacatttttaaaagagggaTAACTAGAAGGGAGATATATGAGGGAACAGGGAAAACTGGAGAGAGGGAGTCAGGGTGGAGGTGGTTAATTTGAAATGTATACATCTTAAAAGTTTTCAAggagtaaatttttttaaataaaattttaagaatgaaTGTCACAGCATGATTCGCTATAGAATTCCAAACTAGGAACTATCTAAAAGGTTAACATTGGAGAAAACTATACACTGTGTAAAGCAGATGGAAGGAACAAAACAGACCATCTGACATATGAAAAAATGTTCAAGACATAAGTAGTGAAAAAGAAGCCACATCAAATCATAACCCCTCATGGTCTTAGTGCGGTTAAAATACACATGTACCCACAGACAAATGTGTATACATgaaggcacatgtgcacacacataccacatacaaatttacatgcatgcatgcaatttacttcctgtttgtttccctttacttttgtgtttgttttttataatagacatgctttaatttttaaacatctacttttattttcaaatatgggAGAAGGGCTGGGAAAAGATGCTCAATGTTGCATCAAATTGGGTTTTGCTCCATTTTTAGTTATCTTTTTTCCCTTCTATATTCAACTTGAATAAAAATAAGGAAGCAGGAAAGATTTTATTCCAagtgaaacaaaaagaagaaaaacaggcaacagagaagacagaacagccaAGAGCCACTCTCAACCTAAGCCCAAGACCAAATCTATCCCAAGACTCTCTGGAGAAGAAGGCTCATCATGGCAACCAAATATGGAGTCGTGTGTAGCTTGTCACCATGGCAATCCTAAAAACATCACACTGAAGTGAAAAGGACCAGACATGAAGGCCAGCATACTATACAAGTCCAGTTACAAAAACATGGGGCAAAAATCAACCACAGTGGAAATGCCTTCAGTTGTCGGGATGTCAGGTGAAGATCCAAACTGACTGAAGAGGTAGTGAAGGCCCTTCCTGCATCCCATGGGGGTGTAACACAGGGGTACATACCTGAAAAATTCAGTGAAAGTGCACCTCAGATCTCTACATTTCACAATAGGTTTACAGCACACAAAAGCACTACAGATAAATCCCCAGCTCTAGTTAGAGATGTGCACACTGGATGTTCAGGGGTGGGATATATTAGTGTCTGCAACTACAAAATGCATGCAGTGAAACATGCATTTcaggacagaaagagagggacagatggacagacaaacagaagtAAATGCAGTCTACTACGAATGAACGCCAGACTGATGGACATGAATGTATAGATGTCTGATGGTCTTgctataattttgaaatatttcacaATAAAATGTTGAAGGAAAAATGCCCCCAGATGCCACTTCCCACTGCAGTCTGCCCCTTCCTTGATCATTCTCCATTTGCCCCCTGTCCTTCCCTAGTCTCCAAGCGGGAAGAGTATTTTCACCATGGGGTAGGCAAGACAAGGGTTAGCAGCACAAAAAGCTGTGTTCAATCTTCAGGACTTGATTCCTGGCTGTAACAAAGGAGGCTAGCACACTGGCtgtaggagagagaggggagtggCTCCTCAGCTCCAAACACagcaaggaaagcagagaaagacagtCAAGGGGCTGCAGTGGGGGGggctgagggagggaaaactggaaaGACATTCGTGGTGGGGTTTCCAGCTAaagggaactcacagagattaggaGTGAAAGCAGTCTGTGGACATTGAGAGTGGATGAGGAACTAGATAGTGGTGATCAGATACGAAGGGTGGAGGCTCTCCCAACTGACAGATTAGCAGGATTCTCTGCTGAGAGCCAGAGCAGTCAAGGTCTGGTAAGGACAAGACAGGGAATCAAAGTCACAGCCTAGTGGAGAAGATTGTGGGAAAGAAGGGTCTTGGACACTGGAACCAGCTACCTAGTTAAGGTAAGAAAGGAGGTGAGGGCCCTGGAGAGAACACAGGGCTGCCTTAGTGACCTCTGAACTCTACTCCCAACATTGAGGAATCCATTGAGAAGGCAGGACAGGAGTCACTTGCTGTGTCAGTGTGCAAAAGGAGCTAAGGTTCACTTGCAGAATACTGAAAGGCAGACGACCAGACTGTGGGTTGGACAAAACTTCTGATCACTGGAGAATCAATCCTGCCAGGGGATTGCTCAACCCAAGCCATCCATCCTGTTTTCCTTGTGGGAGCCTGTGAGTTGCGGCCCAGTGAGATGGGTGGAGCAGCCTGCCACCCCAGCCAGCTGCCTGTGTCCCCAGACGTCCTTTCCCTGTGCCCCTCCTCTAGGTTGTGGCACATCCATTACTGTATCCACTCTTGTAAACAGTCTGAGAATACGAGGCGACCTGAAGTCAAGACTACCAGAGTGGAAAGTACCAGGAGTCTCTACCTTCCTGTGACGTGTAGAGCGGTCAGGTGGCAAACACCAGGCACTGGTCACTCACATTCTCTCTACATGGGATGCATCGTAGTGTCCAGGGATAAGGAGGTAGTCCCACCCCAGCCTAACACTGCACTGAAGTGAGCACATGGCCTAGAAGCGCTTTGTGTCACCCTGAGTTGGtgataggaaaaggagagaagagagaacacaaAAGTTTGTGCACAAGAAACTTACAAGCTTGATCCCAGTTGGGAGGTggttgtcaggagccgtgtccccccaaaatttacagtggtgacataggcctttaatcccaagcactcgggaagcaggggcaggcagatctctgtgagttcgaggccagcctgacctacaagagctagtcccaaaACTAgcttcaaagcaacacagagaaacgaTGTCTcggagggaaaaacaaacaaataaacaaaaaacacaaagagCTCAATCTCAAGAAACCCCAAGCTCTCCATCAGGGAAGCTTCAGGCTCTCCCATTTTGAGACGGAGACCACCAAGTCTATGACTTGATCACTCAAAGCAGCAACCATGGATACTTTACTTCTAATGGATCAAACCTTGAATATTCAGGATCTCAACTCTAAACCTATTTGATCTTGTCTCCAGCAACACTGGGTAATGTTTTATCTGTTTGGCCACTTACTTAAAAATAGCAATATTTTACATCcactgtttgtttgtgtatgtgtggtacttggaattaaacctagggcctcacGCATGCTAAGCAGGcactctacaactgagctacatctccagccccctttttactttatattttgagataggttctcactatgtggcccaggctaacCCTGAAGTTtgtatcctcctgcttcagcctcctgagtagctgggattacaggcctgcccCCACCAGGCCCAGGGAATATCCATTTGTTATGATAGAGACTTTCTATCACCCCTTAATATCCTCTCTAATTCAGATCAAGAAACCAACATCCACACAGAACAGGATTACCTGAGTCTTCTCTGTCAGAAGGGAGTCATGTTTCTGTCCTGGACAGGTAAACTCCTTTAGACTGTATGCAGCCATGTGGCTCAGctcttggttttctctttctctgaggtGTCTGTAGCTTATCTAGAAGCTGCAGGCTGCAGGACACAAACTGCTCCTTCATGCTGAGCTACAGCCACTGAAGCCTGTTGCCCATCTGGGACTTACAGTCCGGCCTCCAAGTTGAGTTAGATGGAGAATGGGCAGGCACTTGGCCCAAGATTTGCCTCACCTTCCACTTCTTACTGCACCTGACTGGAAATGGTCCTTACACAGTTCCTGAAGGTGCCCTGTAGTAGTGTCTGTCCCTTTGGGGACCAGAGGTGTCCTCTCAGGTCACCTACTCTCCCAAATGAATCTGGGCCAGCCTTATAAAGGGGGATGAGAGGCAGTGTGATCCCGGATATCAACACATACACCATTTCTCTCCAATGTGTTCTCTCACACTAGTCCACCCTGGACATCTTTCTGGTAACAGATGATGAGATAAAGAGGGtttaacccccccccccgtttcagTTCACCCTGTGTGTAACAATGCTCCTGAGGGTGGAGCCCCAGAAGACCCTGATGCCTGCCAGAATTCTGCTCAGAGAGACGTCGCCAGATTTAGCCTCTTTCCTGGCTTTGtgtctgcttccttcttcctattTATCCAGGGAAACATCCATACAGCTGTTTGAAGATTTCTGCTTTACAAATGGCAAATACCACTCTTACCACAGCTCCTTTACCTAATAGGGCAACATGAACATTATTACTCTGGAACTCATAGTGGGGTTAGCTGGTAGCCATGACTCAAGGTTCCCTATTCTAACCCTGAACATAAATACTCATTGGTAATACTGTTGCTACCTGTTAGATTCCTGAAGCTAGGCTCTCATTCGGAGCCCACACTCAAGGTCAGAGCAGGGATGACACTGAGTAACCAGTACCTTCCTCCCCCAACGTAATCCTTCCTGGTACCCTTTAAGGGCCCAGGGCCTTCCAGCATTTGTGTCAAAACCAGACACCTTCACTTTGCTTCACGGGGCCATTTTCAAGCAGAGAAAGCGAGTGaggttgaaagaaaaaataatgccaTCTACCTGCACCCAACTCAGCTCTACCCTGTCCACTCCCAGGGTCCATAGAGAGCCCAGAATTGCCTTGTCCTGAGCTGGAGGATACATCAGCCTACACAGTACCCAGTGGAACATCTGCTTTGCTGGAGAAAGAGAACTAACAATCAGGTTAAGGAACTAGTGCAGAGGAGCCTCACGATGCTGCTGCACCAAAGGACCAGACATGGCTAATTCTGCATGTTTACAGGAAGTCTAAGAGTAGATAGAAGAAGAGTCTCCAGGAACAGATGGACTGGCAAGGGTCCAGCCAGCACCAACAGGGACCACAGAAGCACCAGTGAGCTTTCTGAGGTCAGACACATCTTAGATTTTGTGTGCactcaataaaattatttttgcacaCATAAAGTCTTTcaacatacattaaaaataccTCACTTCCCGTTAGATGGTGAAAACTAGGTATTTTTTCCAAGCATTATAATCGCCTGGTCTTAAGTATTCAAGTCAAAAACACTTACAAACATTGaatattttaatgctttatttaCCCTGTCAAATATAATTTCAATATATAATAATGATCCTTAGGAAAATAGCTTATATCCCTTAGTGTGcatagattctctgtgtatttgtaaCATTTAGGACACATGTTCTCTCAGGCTGGTCCCATTTCCCACATCTGTTCACTACCCATGCTGGTGACTTAGTACCGCGTAGCCAAACTTTAAGGTTTGCATTGGTGGTAGTGTGGGAGGGGTCATCAATAATTATAATGCTCTGTAGAAAGATAAGGAGCGGGAGAGATGGGCATCACTAGCCATTAGTCGAGAGGCccctttaggatttttttttttttttttttttttttttagtttttcgagacagggtttctctgtagctttcgatcctgtcctggaacttgctcttgtagaccaggctggtctatcTACAacctcacagaggtctgcctgcctctgcctcccgagtgctgggattaaaggcgagcaccaccaccgcccggtggttTCTTTAGAATTTAAACAGATAAGGAAAACAGCACCAGGCAAGGGAATAGCCACGGCTCAGGTGATGAGATTCAACAGGACTTTCCGGTTAGAAACAAGGAACACTGGgaattgagtttttgtttgtttgtttgcttgcttgttttttgttgttgttctttttgtttgtttgtttgttttgggtttttttttagaacaggatctcactgtgtagctctggctacctGGAAGTACAGACGCACCAACCCGGCTTTGAGCTAACAGAGGTCCACCAGTTTGTGCCAccctgtgctggaattaaaaacacaAGACACCACACCCAATCTCTCACATCAGTAGTTTTTAACCTGTCTATTAGGAAGCGTGAAAGACACAGGGGGTTCATGTTGTATCACTACTGGGTAGCCTGCTGCAATGTCTGTCCAAGGCTTGGCCATTTGTGCTCCTGTCTCCTGCTCCTGGCTTGCTCAGGAAGATACCTGGAATGGTTTCTTTAAGGATAATAAGTAGCCACACAGACCTAGATTCTTTCCCACTCCCCACCTCTCAGGGtcaatttctcttcttttgataAGGAAGTGTCTTAGGACAAGTCCAGCAGGCGCTTGCAATAACAGCCCTGCTCAGAGTCTTTTCTGATAGTGAGCACTGGCAGATCAAGGCTGAACTCTGAAGACCTAGGAAGTTAAAGGCTGGTTGcccttttcctttctggaaaAACAGAGTTCAGAAGTCACGGGCATTTTAGGGTTTGGAAAGCAATGGCTTCTCTATTGAAACCAGACTTTAAAGAAACTGGGAACTAAGAGTGAAAGGGGAAGCTGTGGAACAGGGTCCTGGagaagaggaactgggaagaacAGAGAGCTAAGAGTGAAGAAGTAAGGGCGAGACTAGAAGGGCGCGGCTGAGTGGGGGAAGGGCGGGGGAGTAGGAGTTGGCCAGCTCCGACAGCTCGGAGCAAGAGAAaccagaaagggagagaggggaagggagaaccGAAGGGGGCGGGATGGTGCGGAGGAGGCGGGGCCGGGAGTAGGGAGTAGGGGCGGGacggaagaagaggagagggtggTAGCCGGAAAAGGAGGAGTCCGGAGCAGAGGGCTGGTCGCCAAGTCTGTCAATTGGGTAAAAGCTGCGCAGTGTTAGTAGCTTCAGTTCAGCCGCAACTCCGAGTCTAGTTGGAGTACCATCCCTTGTCCCAGCCAACCATGGCCGGCCCGTTACGCGCCCCGCTGCTCCTGATGGCGGTCCTGGCCTTGGCCTCGGCCGCGACCCCCAAGCAAAGTCCGCGCCTGTTGGGAGGCCTGCAGGAGGCCAATGTCAACGAAGAGGGCGTGCAGCGAGCGGTGGACTTCGCCATCAGCGAGTACAACAAGGGCAGCAACGATGCGTACCACAGCCGCGCCATGCAGGTGTTAAGAGCCCGTAAGCAGGTGAGTGTCCCCCGCTGCTCCCCTGCTCTCGGGCAGTCCTAACCAGGCGCCCCTGGCTAGGGCGCGGTTCGCGTCTGCAGAAACTTGGCCACTGCCGCCAGTGCTTCTCACTGGAGCGGTCCAcctccttccctgcttctcagCCGTCCTCAATGTGTTTCCAGGGTTATTCCCCCGCTCTGGTTTATCCTGAAACCCAGAAGAGCAGTGCGGGTGGGCACCAACCCTCTTAGCTCTGTTTGTAAAAGTCTGCCGAGTAGAGGCACCAAAGCTGTAGGTTAGAGTCTCCTGCGCTGAGTTAGCCGCCACCAGCCTCCTGGAGTTAATGACCTGGGAGAAGGATAACTAAGTAGGTCTTGCTTGCATCTGCCCTCACTGAGTAAGCGCCCTTCTTTAAACTCCTTACGACGGGTAAGCGCCCTTCTTTAAACTTCTTACGACGGGTACGCAGATTTTCTCCTGCCCCTCCAGTAAACGCTTAGCCACGTTTGCTCTGATCTGTGCGCTCTACTCAGACGCACGTGTACCtgagtgtgtgtctttgtgcacGTTTGTGAATGTCAACACTTCCTGAAAACAGGGGCATTCTCTACATACCAAACAGACACGTAGTTCCTTCACTCAAAACCTCACTTAGTTAGCTGGTCTCCAGAGTTCCTAGACTCTCCCGGCATGAGCTATTTCCAATCAGTCCGGCAACCTGCTTTTCTCTGAGTAGTGCTTGCTGTGCCTTGCTGTCTTTAGCTGGTCCAGCCAGCTGTGGTGAGCATGGTGCCACATGACGAGGTTCCTCCCTTCAGCATGATTTGGTGTGTATGGGGTGGTCCCCCTACGGTAGACGACCCTGTGATGGTACAGCCACTTTAGCTTGTACATGTATGGTTTGATTCTCCACAATGTCCATGGGACACATTTCTCGGGAGAGGCCCTCATTCTTAAGGGACATGTGATTGTGTAGACTGGTGCAGAGTCTCTTGGCCATACTGTTGATGCAGGGCACTAGGCAAGCCCCATCTTGGGTCTTCTCAGAAGGTGCCATCTAACTGTTCTGGGGAGCCTTGCTTTCCTCTTATGGCCCTGGAATGTCCGTGGGAGCAGCCTCAGAAATTGGTAATTGCCCCAATTAGCCAGAAGCCCTCTTCAAAGATGGCACTAGAGGGAAATAGATTAAATAATTGGGAAAAGTAGAATCCCAGAAAATCAAGAGCTGATTTCCTAGTCCCACAAAGCAATGTATGGAGCCCTGACCCAGGTCCCTCAGTCTGCTTCACATTTCTGACAAGTTGGTGCCCTGTCCCGGGAGACAGATAAGCTCTATTCTTAAATTGCAAACGAAAGACATACGGGAGAATGACATGacacacttaaggaaattctccCTGGACAATCTTACTGAAGGAGGAAGCCTTTAATGGCAGTTTTTCCTCTGGTTTGAAACATCCCTGCCTGCAAAGCATCCCACATCCTCTTGTCCCTGGAAGGAGGGAGTCGGGATAAATAAAAGGAATGGGTTCCCTCTAGGCTTCCTGCTGTGATGGGGAAAGAAGGTCTGGCTTTGCTCCAGGGCTACAGTGTCTCAGCCAGAGGAGCCACAGTCAGCAGGCTTGAGCTAATCCCACACTGTAGTTCAGAGCCTTTGCTTCtgatccaaacaactctgagctCCCAGAGCAACACCCTGGCTGTGTCCCCAGACCTGGTCCTTTCCTTCCTGACCCACTAAAGGGTTTGTCAGCCCTGGCTTCTGCTTTTTGTGCCCTGCTTCTTCTCCTCTTACTCAGCTACATATGACACTTTGTCAGGGTTGCTTAGAATAAAACAATTACCTGCAGGGCCTGAGGCTACTTGTCTGGAAGAGTTGGCTAGTATTCTCTGTGAGAGTTCTGGCTTCTCAACAATGCAGGCATAAGGCCTAGGTAAACAATTCTGTGATGTAAGGGCTGCATATAATTGACTTAACGggacttttgtcttttctttcgtTGTAGATCGTGGCTGGAGTAAACTACTATTTGGATGTGATGGTAGGCCGAACCACATGCACCAAGTCCCAGCCAAACTTGGCAGAATGTCCTTTCCACGACCAGCCCCATCTGATGAGGGTATGTACCTGATAGGGCCTAAGAGCAATCCCACAGGAAAACGGATTGGTGAATATGATTGGAGTGGAAATGGGTACATTTGGAGAGTCTGTGTAGACAAGTGGAGAAGTGCATGTCTAGGGAGTAGTGATTCTGAGGCATCTACAGGTAGATGTTTGGCACAGGTATGATCACGCCAATACAGACCTCTGTGCCCATATAGGGTTAGGGAAAGAAAGTGTGTTCACATGATTGGTTTAATTGCTGAATGAATTTATCCTGGAATTTGGGATCCTTACTGGACTAGAGGCAGCTACAGGATTCTTACTGGAGAGACAGACTCtgtttaatcccagggctccCTGCCTCACACAAGCCACTCCTTAACAAGTTGTGCTGGAGCTGAAGAATGTGGAATCATGGAGCCAGGAAAGGGGACGCACGTAGGAGTGATGATGAGCAGATCCTGCTGAGTGCCCTGGGACTTAGAAGAGGGAAAGAGTTTTGCGTCCATCATTCCACAGCTGTTCCATCATCCTGGGATGTGAACTTCTCTTTGTAACTATATCATTGTGCTCATTGTTTCTCTTTGTCCCCTTTTGCAGAAGACCCTCTGCTCCTTCCAGATCTACACTGTGCCCTGGGAAGGCACACACTCCCTGACAAAATCCAGCTGCAAGACTGCCTAAGGGTGATGGAGACTGCTCCTTACTTGTACTCCCCTCCTTCCCCGTAGTGTCCCATCCCTTGGGAGGGTGCTCTAGCTCTGGGGGACATCTCTAGCGTGTCAGCTCCAGGCGACAGTAGAGCAGCTGCTGCAGACAGGTTCTGCACATCTGAACAGCTGTCACCTGGTTCCACTCTTCTCCCTGCAGTACCTGTCATGCCTtgctcaatttaaaaaagaaataaataaaagatttcctTTGGCTCCTTCTGGGTTGTTTCTGTCTCAGGATATGCAGCAAGCAAGACAAAACAAGAGCTGAAGGCTTATATCCACATGCATATTGGGATGGCTTCACAAGTGCCAGGAGTGACCTGAGCTGCCACTCTGAAGCTTTGCCTCTGCCCATGGGAGGGAGTCACAATGAGGCAGGTGGAAGGTACCAGCTTCTGCAGAGATGACCTGACGGAGGGAACTGCCTTCACTAAGACACTCTAATGATGATTCTGTCTACTTGGCATGCAATagaaactgtgtgtatgtgttgatgAGGAAAACAGCCAGCGTCCCAGGCAGAGTGACAACCCAAAGCTGAGGCAGCACTGGTCCTACACACCCTGAGCCACTATAGCCTATGAGGATGACAGATGGATGCCCCAGCCCTTTTCTTCCCTAACATAACACAATACTTATGCAACTTCATGGGGGAGATTTCAACACACATGGACTGACATAAGGTCAACTCCAACTTCAAGCAGAGTTTATTTAAGTTAGTAACATCACCTCAGTTACATAGATCAGGGACATCATCAGCGCCCCAGTATGGGAGGCAAACGCAAGTTCTCAGGGTCCATCCACCTGCAACTCAGTGCAAAGGGGAGTAAGCCCAGCTACTTGGGCCTGCATTCAAATGCTCAAAATGGTCAGGGCTGCATCAGGAAGCCCCTTTCAGTCTGCAGGAAGGCTCAGATCACAGCGCTTCCTAGAACATCTGTCCTTCTAAGAGTCCTCTGATCCTGAACAGTAGCAATTTGTTTGTCTTTGGCCCAAATCCAGGTCACTGATGAGCCAACTAAGGGAACTGGCCACACTTCCTGGATTGACACCAGCAGGCAGTGACACTGTGTGTTCCCATGGCTCTGTACTTCTAGGACCGCCATCACTACAGCCTCTGAAGAGGCTGCCTTACAGTCACCAAGGCCCCACTCTATATGACAACCTGTGTACTGGATAGACCCACCGTCCTGGTTTTCACCATTGTGTCTACAGCACTGACTTGGCTCAGCACATTCTCACCCCAGGTTTGCATCTTTTGCTTATCTCAGTGATTGTCCTAGTCTGGTACCTGACCCATGTTGTACTCTGAAAATTTTCCAGTGATCCATATTAACTTAccagttaaatttaaaaaatgaaaagatggtATAcaaattcctctctctctctctctctctctctcacacacacacacacacacaaacaatcagTTCATATATCTGATACACAATTCATATCCAGAATGCATAAAGAGTTATTAAAAACCAATAAGAAAACTACctaagaggcaggtggatctctgtgagttcattggtctacagagcaagttcaaggacagccagagctacacagagaaaccctgtctcagaaagaaagaaagaaaaagagagagagagagagagagagagagagagagagagagagagaaaggaaggaaggaagagaaggaagagaaggaaggaataaaagaaaggaaagagagaaagaaagaaagaaggaaggaaggaaggaaggaaggaaggaaggaaggaaggaaggaaggaaggaaggaagggaaggaagagaatgaaggaataaaagaaaggaaagagagaaagaaagaaagaaagaaagaaagaaagaaagaaagaaagaaagaaagaaagaaaaggaaggaagccaCCTAAGCaaatttccttttagaaaaatgTTGAAACTAGAAAATGAAGGCAATCTCATaagaaagttaattttttaaaaattacaaaaagtcTCAATAGGCATATCTCTAAAGAAGATAtgcaaaacagagacagagagtagcacatatatgaatatttaacATAAGTCTTACGGTAAGTTAAAAGCATCAGTTCCCGCTTCATACCCGTGGCATAGCTGTCAttgaaaagagagaaattaatGAATAGGAATCCCAACTCATCTGGTGAGGGTGGTGAAAATGATTTGGAAAACTGCCTGGGCATATTCTCAAAGTGGTTAAACACAGCATCCCATAAGCCTAACAATTCTACCCCTAACAAATCTACCAAGATAAATGGTATAAAGTAAGAGCACTCTCATGCTCTGCGTGCCTCCTTACAGCTGTACCTATTCACACTCAAGAAAGGGAAACGAGCTAAGTAACCctcacctggggctggagagacggctcggtAGTTGAGAGCATAGGTTGCTCTCCCACTTGAAACTTAAGAATTCAttgtagagccgggcggtggtggcgcacgcctttaatcccagcactcgggaggcagaggcaggcggatctctgtgagttcgagaccagcctggtctacaagagctagttccaggacaggctccaaaaccacagagaaatcctgtctcgaaaaaccaaaaaaaaaaaaaaaaaagaattcgtTGTTCCAATGCTGTCACATCCCAGAGAGATATCGAGCAACACAGCTGTGGAACTGTGTTGACGCTCGTTTGGTACTCTGGGCCTGGTGCCACAGAACTGTAGTTTCAGCTATCTGGAAAGCTTAGGCTGGAGGAATCTAagatcaaggctagcctaggcagcTCATCGAGATGGATGTGAGCGGTAGAGTTCTCATTTAGCCTGAAATTCAACCCCAATACCAcaagggcacaagaccacagtacTGTACTAGTTCcgtttctgttgtgataaaatattatGGGACAACCTGATTTCGGCAATCCCTCATGGAGAAGGACACTGTTACATCTCAAACCTAGAACATATCAAAGCTGACACTGGTGCCAgggtctccctgtctctctcaggTCCTCCTGGCTGGCATACCTGCCCCATCCTAAACTTCTCCAGTCCGGGACTGTAAAGTTCCTCCCAAAGTTCCCCTTCCCTAAACGATCCAATGATCCAGTCATTTTTGCTTATCCCTCCACTCTTTTGGGCCTCCTAactgctgcacctggttcccctgctctctccccttcttcctgctccctcctctcctcacgtGGCTCAGGGTTAGGTCTATTTGGGAATTCCcaaatgtccctgcctctggctatgcacTCCCAATTCTCTTTATAGTTCCTTtaacatcatttttaaatgtaatattctTTTACTAAGTCTATGAGAATT
Proteins encoded in this window:
- the LOC130881539 gene encoding cystatin-C-like, coding for MAGPLRAPLLLMAVLALASAATPKQSPRLLGGLQEANVNEEGVQRAVDFAISEYNKGSNDAYHSRAMQVLRARKQIVAGVNYYLDVMVGRTTCTKSQPNLAECPFHDQPHLMRKTLCSFQIYTVPWEGTHSLTKSSCKTA